The region GCCGCACCCGGCCGCTCGTGAAGGTCAACTGCTCGGCGCTCACCGAGAGCCTGCTCGAGAGCGAGCTGTTCGGCCACGTGAAGGGGGCGTTCACCGGGGCCGTCGCCGACCGGGTCGGGCGCTTCGCGGCGGCGGACGGGGGCACGATCTTCCTCGACGAGATCGGCGACATCTCCCCGCAGCTGCAGCTGCGCCTGCTGCGCGTGCTCCAGAACAAGGAGATCGAGCGCGTCGGCGAGTCGGTGCCGCGCCGGGTCGACGTGCGGGTCGTGGCGGCGACGAACCGGGACCTCGCGGCGCTGATCGCGGCGGGGCGGTTCCGGGAGGACCTCTACTACCGCCTGCGCGTGGTCGAGATCCGGATGCCGCCGCTGCGCGAGCGCGCCACCGACATCCCGCTGCTGGCCCGCCACTTCCTCGCCAAGCTCGGACCGCGGCTGAACCGGCCCGTGGACGAGGTGTCGACGGAGGCGATGGAGGTGCTCCTCGCCCACCGTTGGCCCGGGAACGTCCGCGAGCTCGAGCACGCCTTGGAGCGGGCGATCGTGGTGGCCGGGTCGCGGATCCTGACGACGGAAGACCTGCCGCCGGAGGTGCGCACGGTCGTCCCCGGGGGGCGGCGCCTCGACGACCTCCCGCCGGCGGAGCGCATCCAGCGCGCCATCGAGCGGGCGGGGGGCAACCGGACGGAGGCCGCAAAGCTGCTCGGCTGGAGCCGGCGGACCTTCTACCGGAAGCTGGCGGAGCACGGCGCAGGCGAGGGGGAGTCCGGCCCGCCGGTGTGACACCGGCACAGCGCGCGTGACACACCGCTGTGCCATGGCACAGCCTCCCTGCGGTCCTCCGAGCAGGGAAGACCACCGTTGTCGGCCCCGAAGGGGCTCCTGCGCGCGCCGCGCCCGGACTGCCGTCCCCGCGGCGCCTGCCGCGGGTGGCTGGCATGGTCCTTGCTGCATGACCCGGCGGGTCAACGGGAGGGGCTGGCCATGGAAGCGCGGAAGACACTCCTGATCGTCGAGGACGAGCGGCTGGTCAACGACATGCTTGTCGAGTTCTTCTCGTCCCGATACCGCGTCCTCGCCGCGTACGACGGCGCCGAGGCGCTGCTCCTGGCGGCGGAGCACCGCCCCGACCTGGTCGTCCTGGACGTCTCGCTGCCGCTGGTAGACGGGCGGACCGTCTGCAGGAAGCTCAAGTCCTATGCGGCCACGAAGCACGCCGTCGTGGTCATGCTCACCGGCAAGACGCAGCAGCACGACCGGCTGC is a window of bacterium DNA encoding:
- a CDS encoding response regulator; translation: MEARKTLLIVEDERLVNDMLVEFFSSRYRVLAAYDGAEALLLAAEHRPDLVVLDVSLPLVDGRTVCRKLKSYAATKHAVVVMLTGKTQQHDRLLGFEVGADDYLEKPVSLPYLGRVVERQLAEVSGPSVG